The Zerene cesonia ecotype Mississippi chromosome 11, Zerene_cesonia_1.1, whole genome shotgun sequence sequence CCAGAGCGGGGTTGATGTTCTTGCACAGAAGGAAGGATTGAGATAGCACTGGCAATTACAACCAGTATAagattaattgaaatgaaGAATTTTGACAAATCACATCCATTTGgctgaaaagaaatatttttgataacataTGTTGCcttctattataaatgaaaaattataaaaatttataaagaaatatttttgattaattcgttaaattgtttaacaattaatttaagtaagatattcaaacaatttttattttattaatgaaatgtacATTTACCGTTGTGTAGTAAGTAAAGAGCAATGCTATACCCGCAATAGTAAGAGAATAACAGGTAAGCATCGAAAGAAGTAGAGCAGAATACCATCCTTTTGATTGAGATTCTTCATAGTTTGCTGAAATTTAAGCAAAGGATGAATATAAGatgtttatatagataattaatattctaatttaaataatttatgtatcaaCATATACTTACAGACCCACTTCTCAGCCCAAGAGTGTGCAAAGTCAATAATCAGTATTAgttgaataacaataaaacaaaagcctCCTATCATTCCAAATACCATCCAAGTTGAAGCAAATTGACCCTCTGGAATAAAAAAGGCACCAATTGTTGCACCAATTACTACCAGATATTTAATGCCCCAAaatctgaaaaataataacagcaTGTAGTGTAGTGTTTGggagaaatattaaaataaatagaaacaatagagttacattaaaaattaataggtTACCCATTTTGTATGCCAGCCCGAGGATCTTTAGAAGACTTCACTCCAATTGTTAAAAGTgccataaatatgaaaaatagacatGTAGCGAAGCAGACCctggaataaagaaaaaaaacaataatcagACCAATACTATtgggataaataaaataaataatttcaaaataatataaatattatacctataaacAGCCAGATAGCCAACTGCCTGATCACAATCAACTTTAAAGTTGCCTGGGATCAACCCTGTAGAATTAGCACAAAATGGAACCTGCAAGTAAaccatattaaattacataaaatttcatatattgtatttaaatacttagttAAAAGGTCAGTATTGGTTTATTGTACTACATTGTGTTCTTCACTACTGCAAGCagtattcttaatttaataccTTTTTCATTTCTTCATGTAATCCTGGAGCCAATGTAATGCAAGCCACCACAGTCATCAACAATAACATAAGAGTGTACATAAGTCTTGTGGAGGTAGAGTTGGAACAGGAAGGACATGCTGAGCAGCACAGAGAACATGCTGCACTGCCGCAACAGCATGCAAGCTGTgggacaaacaaaaaaatagcattaaaatctattcatttttatttatctcacaCAAAGGTTTAGTACTAAGATAAAAAAGAATGTGTAAAAGAAGTAaagaaattatgttaattatacgtagttatatcttatactattatttatctcacatttattgagtttattatacattcaaatagttatttaagCAACATGATATGGGGAGTTGATATCGATCTCagtttaatattgatttgatGACAAAAAGTATATTGATCTAGGTTCTTTACCTGTGCAGCTGAACAAAGACCCAATACAGCGCCCATTTTGGATGACTTATGAAATATCTAACAtccaactatttatattagacTGTTATTAACTAAAATGCTTTTTGTTTAACGTTAATCACATGTACCAAAAATAGTTATGACTTAAGAAAGTTtaacgaaattatatttttattaaattggtcAAGAGATAAGCTTAGCAAAATAAACTTGAGTTCAATATATACGAGTCTATAATCATTTGTCAGTGACTAGTGTTTTTGTGTCAActgtcaatatattttaaatgtcaaataaatgcCTCGTATTGTCATATCGGGAatcacagattaagaactTATTACTACGTAAACGGGAATTGCcactaaataaaaagaagGAGAAGAAGTAATATTGTcataaatgtaacattatcATGTTATCCTATATTTGTGTCATGAAGTCCCTAAATATGTATAGGTTGCTCTGTTCACGAAATTCACCAATTACAGTTTGAAAAGTAGTTGTTTTACAATGTTGGTAGACTTTTTAATACTATGACGtcacagttgaaattttttacatttgaatattCCGATTTTTTTGAACGTTGAAAATATCGATTTCTCGATTAAATAAGAAGTAACaagctatttataaactattcaaattaagtaattttaaatgcaagtGCATAGCCTCTCAATTttttacctattttttattaactgtaaattatgtaaaacaagtttttttttaaatttcatttattttattattgaatagaaTGGCGTAGGTAAGTTGTTCTTTTTTTCTGAATTGAaacacgtttttttattatctaaagtttatatattttttatatatacaaattgtaaCATACTTTTGATAATCCATAAATTACAAGATCTATTTTCACACaatatttcttgaaataaaaatttaaattaaattataggtaCAAAATGTTGTTCACATTTTTTCactaataattatcatttatgggcgttttaaaattatgaggttgaaaaataatgcaaCAAAGTACCAATAATtgaatctttatatatttctcaaGACATACATTCATTCTAAACTTATTGAGGTATAATAAACCAGACAAAAGTCTACAtacagtaatattaaaaaaaaaacataaattcatttattcacgAATTCTCACAGCAATTGTGAAACAATGATAAGTTATGAGTGGACACAATGTTTCACAGAGAATTGATTCGGATCAAAATGCAGTAActatacacaataatatacattatagagAGCTTGTTATTCTGTTTTCATTAACGAAAGTCTATTGTGTTTATAAGACTGTGATGTCAACAATTTCGATGTGTAGATGTACACTCTCTCTTTACCATATCATATACAATTTAGGTACGAATACTTAACagaacattacattttttttttacatctaaccttttataaaatcaattatttttggaACACATTATGGACCTTCGCAATAGGTACGATATAACATTACCTAATACTAATATTCAttctgtaaaatataacacacGATCATATTCAACAttgtaaagttataaataataatctaaaagattaataaatagattattaatatCACAGTAGATAGAACTGCCAGCTAGTTTCTACCTTcccttatttaatttcaacatattatttactgcatgattctcttttataataaaaaaatgtggcAAAAcgttgttgtttatttttattgggtCTAGTCGTGCTGACAGTGTCGGTAAAAACTGCTGTGATattgacaataattattatggaaaTATGTCTACTTATCCGAGcgaaaattaatacaataaacagtaatagatacataataatattcatcattgatcaaacaatttatattcttaaatctATTGGTAACcatcgtaaaatattataatacctatatGAAGCATTCCATGCGAGTAGAAAATAtggttgtaatgaaataaatttctttgtttattatgttgttaCATTATTCTGCTTGATAAACATGCTTAGTTCTGTATTTATAGTTAGGTAGTGTATTTGAACACCGAAACTCGACACATCTTCCACATAAAATGCTCCATTTATCGTGTCAATGGCAAACTTgccaatatgaaataatttcataaaagatTAACTAATCAAGACCATTACATGAAGAAAAGAAgtattagataattatttgtgatagaaaaatataaacagcaACAGAGTAttgtctaattaaataaaaattttaatactaaacaTAATATCCATGTACGTAAAATCACACAGTGTAGCGCGTACATTTGCaagttcatttattatattctctaAACTGTGGATATGCGAACGGTCCTTCTGTccataaatatgataaaaccaCTAAACTTTACTTACAAACAGGagacatattttcaaaaaattctaTTGCCCACTATACACATTTGGAATTTTTGTTCGTAAATCAAGTATACAGTCACTAATTACagttgtacataatatatcgaaTTAAGGaaaattcaaatgttcattaggtatataatataactaaggaaaatttcatatcaataCGATATATgtctaaaactatttttaatttctatgaaaaaaaCGTAATGCGAAtcttaattacatacatttttaaaattttaccaaaagtattagatatatagatagatatgaAATGTACAAGATGACACAGCTTCccttatttaattcaatttgcaTAGTATCTTTTTAACACTGTGAAACAAGtaggcaatattttatttaataataaaataaatggatgatttacatatttacatgcAAAGTTCCAAGTTCCAAGATAGTATTAGGAAATATGTGAAAATAGAGTGTAAGGTAAAAGTATGAATTATAAGAAGTCATCTGGAATTTCGGAGTTAGGAAGATAAAAGTAGAAAAAgcgtaaaaacaaataacacaaattCCATAGtaattacaaacataacaaGCACTACAATGGTATTATagcataacaatatattaaatttaaacattgcgttaatatattatgtatattcaaacaatgactgaaatataaatagtatgttatacaaaataattacgaCGCAACgctacaaaatttttaataaactaagtACGAAGTCGAGGCTTTTCACcgctaaaattaaataatagtaataagaaTATCTTATAAATCATTGCTATGTAGACGGTTTAATATCATGATACTACATCTAAGTAAAAAATTCTGTTCAaaccttaaataaatacaataatacactctttacaatcaaattatatgtaaacatTCTAGCCCTTCATGAAATAAGACTTAGTATGGACTAGCGTTCATGCCTAAGTATTTAACATAAGCTTTACAGTTCATGTAAAGTACGTGAATTTgtcctaataaaaataactcaaaaGAGAagattatgaatatttaagttattaggtttttataattcttattacAAAATGTGAACGCAAGTCGCCAATGCCGGCAAGTACGAAACGAAGATATAATCGcaatgttattatgttttctttgtactgctagataaaaatattatttttattatgacttTGGTGTCGAGTGTATACAACATTGAGCAAATTTggctaaataaattaaaaggtacgtaaattataaatatgtgtaaaaataacattgtctttacttataataaaaattgaattatgcctaatttgaaaaataaggataggatttttatttgtgtaaaaataaatctaatagcTTCATGATAGTTGAGAtcggtttatttaaaagctgagCGAGCTCGAGCACCCGCTGGCattctttttaatagaaaattgtaaaacgAAACAAAGTATATGTATGATGCCAGCccttttcagtttttttaaataatggattagttttaaaattcgatttgatttgaatatcaaaaaatatgacgattcaacaATAGATGACAGAAAAGAGGATTGCATAAATGGAAGTtagtcaattaaaatattgtacttaaaattattaaatactacatCATGACTtcaaaacttaatattatatttaaactataattatattagataatatttactaaCCGCAGTTACAACTATATCCTTAAAATATGGCAGTTGTTAAAACGCTAGCTGAGTTGTCGCCTTAACCTACTAGTGATCATTTGGTTTATGTAGCGCGGATTACCGTGTGAAAACAAATCTTCGATATTATCATAACAATGATTTTATCACAACCATTAAACAGCAAACAAAATGAATTGTGAGTAGGTATATTTGGTAGAAATAGCAGGTACTTAATGTAGAATAATTAGCTACACATCTGAGGCTACAAAAATGTAAccgaaattattatttgtttggcAAGAAATGTTGAAGCTTGATGAATAtcactattataatttttcatgattttttcTACTACACGACTTTTAAATAGgaatttaagttatatttcaCCACGATCTCCAATATtgagattatttaattaataatagtactgattattatttaaactttcaaGTCATTTAAGCTCTTAATAGCGAGAGCTCTTAAGCGCGAGTTCTTCGCAAATGTGCGTTTTCTATGATATTACTGTAAAAGCACCAACAGTACCTATTTGATTATTGAATActcttcaataaatggaaaCATTTGTTGTATGCGGTTTACTTACGATTACGATATTGATATTACAAACTTTGTGATTGGCACAATTGTTTAGATGAAATAATACCTACTGtacaaactaaatataaaaatatttgatagcagaaaaataaaatttatcgatGTATCTTGGTAACTCCAGGGAAGGTATAGACATACCGCGCATAATGTATAAGAACcgattttatcaaaatcattataaatagtaGTTACTAcctaatatgtattaaaataaatatagcacaTCGTgttgctataaaaattatagtgtTTAACAATCACATTAAGTAACATTATCAATACCTAtctacaaacataaatattttatatttacacgtACCAACATTGCtttctttttaatgtatagaacataattatataattttcaataaatttatctatttacaaatacataataatacttaataattaatattgcaaCTCGCAATTGCCTGTTCCTTCATTCTGCAGCCctttttacacattttccTTCGTCAAATTCGTCAATGACCCCATTCCATATTCCatgttatttctattaatcagctcttattttttatttcaatagatcCACCGCTTTCGGGTGTGAGTCAGAACTCCCAGTCCCAGTAAAATGTAGATATAAAGTCCCGCCATAATCGTTGATGTAAACATATCATTGTATGTAGTTCTGCTTATGCTGACATTTGTCATCAATATCATTACCGTCATTTTAGAATCATTTACATAatccaaaaacaaaaaatgcacTGTTCAAATTTATAGCTCTTTTGCGAGATTGATACTTAACAAATGCAAAGATGCAGGCATGCCATAATGCGTATTTGAGTTCAGTGAAATTTTTGCAGTGCATTCAATGTTTTTACACATCGCCTCTACTACATTAACCATTCCAACGAGTGTCCATTCGAGCACGATAACGTGCGAGCAACTCCGTTGAGTATTGTCTTCATCGATAGGACCAACAGGTATACGTACAgatatgtttgtaaaattttaagtctAAATTTGTGTAGTCTTTTAGTCAAACCTGAGAAAACTTActtcataatattcattatctaATTATTCAGTCAATGCATATAAATAGGCAATGATAAATATCACTGAACTATATTACGACTGGAATGCTATTACACCAAGTCGTCTTATAAATACCTTATTTTCGTAGTGTGAAAAATTTGTTAAGTAAAGCGCACTTTGATAACGTGGACGGATTTCACTGACATAAACAacgtgaaaaaaataaaaacataaatattaaagaagatAATCCGAAACGTTACactaatttgtaaaataacctTAATTAGTTACTTGTCAAACATAATGACATCAATTTTATCGTAAAGtctcaattaaatttagtctTCATTTTGTAAAGTAGCGATAGTTAATTTTTACTTCCCAAATgtataacaaaacatataagTATCAGAAATGTATAATAGGGAGATAAATTACAACGCTGTTTCGGTTTATTGGTAACAATTGGGAATTCTAACAGTTCCGTGATTGAAGTACTACCAACGCGTAATCAAGACAAATGTTTTCACACTACgcaaatattcattttcttttacatttattcttattatacacttattactatatattcaCAGTCTCTGACCGAGAGCGACACACGTATTTCGTATGTTTAAAGGCAAATCTACTGCTCTACAAAAATACGTGGGCAATGTCCATTTTGTAGTCAAAATACGAGTCACATTTGAAGAGAAAAAATATGTCTCcgttgatatttaaaaatattgttataattacattactcCGCATATGtatctcttaaaataaatcatcagtaatatattattttctgcaCTCTTAATCTTATCGTTCACGGAATTAATTCCCACGGAAATACATCGATTAACGATTCTCAAGTAGCGAAGCATCCATTGCATAACAGAAGAATGGTTACTTAACGTAGAGCACAACACAGGTTGGAAAAGCAGAGTGGGACTGCTAATCGCCGAACCTCGTGCACGCCTTTTTCCACTTGCATTGAGTGCACCACTGATCCCGTTGATCCATTCCGTACACTTTTCGACACTTTTTGTTGTCAGAACGAGGTCTACGGCCCGGACTGCCTGGCGATCCACTTGTCCCTGATATCTTCATGTGTTTCtgtaaaatgcaaaaaataattattaatttcgccTAAGGACATAATACAAACTAAGTACAAATTAATGCATAAATACGTACCGGTGAGTGTGAGTTAGACCAGGAATGCGTAACGGGAATGCTTATGGACCTTGCTGAAATATTTTGCATAGTTGATAAGAGACCTTGTCTGAAACAAACacatgaaaaatgtaaaattaaatctttagtcgcattagatttttttttacatttgtaaaGAAAGTATGTATGTGGAATCCATTTAATCTTTTACTTTCCTCATTTTCTTTTCGTCGTTTGTAGTTAAAAGTTagatatgttttcttttttataatatctgcCTGTATACCATACACATTCTTATTTAAgcttaattacatacatacctaTAAGATCCAACAATCTGTCGTTGATAATCAGGATCTTCGTGCGGTGGACGGCACATATCACGGTGGGACAGTGTTGGCGGAGGCGCCGGAGCTGACACTTCCCGCTCAGTATAATAGAATTCTTCTTCATGATCACTTTCTCCTTCTTTCTTCGGtctaaaatcataatataatctcatttattttatgttgattACTTgctataacaattaaaacgtataattagggtttttaacataattcgTTTACTTTTAGGACTGAAGAGCAATGTCAAAGTAAGAATTTAAAAGTTCAATTGTGGGGTTGCGTAAGAGCTGCGCTGACACCGACCTTACCTTGTCGAGGCAcagtataatatgtaaaggGCTTGTGTAGTAACTATTGTAGCAATCAACCTTGTTACAAAGCCTTGCTACTTCCGGGTCCATAAGCAGAGTAATAACTAAAGTATAAaaagacaaatttaaaaaaatgtgctaAATTGTAAGAATTGACTGAAGTCATGAAGACATGGACAGAAGACTGGTAagattgtgttttaattagaaCGTATATCAAACATACCCTAAATGTGTTTGTCTGATGTGAGCTTCAATTGAAAAGCAGGTATTTGTTATGTAGCCACAGCCTCTCCAAGTACATTCAAACACGACGCTGTTAACCTGCAACCAATAAGAAAAATgtcatgaatatttatttaaataaatttttagatatGTAGGAAATAACGTGTACATGAACAGTAGTTTATATGAAGGTAACCAGCACATAGAAACAGCTCTAGGCCGTGGCCTTGCTAATGTCGTATGCCTCATTCACTCGCTCTTGTGCAATATTTCCACGGAGCCACGCCCGCAATATTGCATGTCCAGTTTTATGAAGACAAATTCCAAGAGGTAATAGTTAAATGATCTGATAACATAGCTTCGTTTCCCATGTCtagatatatatgttaaaacaGCAGTCTTAATAATCACTAAtccaaatgtatataatttaagaatttagaatttataataaaacattgaatgcACTGTTTTTTACcaggaaaataatatatctgtgTGCAGACTGCTGTTATAATTTGGTAGCTATATGACGTCAGAGTCGTGAGATGTCAGGGACGCCAATTGGGCGCTTGAAGCTACATGTTCAATGCTGGGTAGCTAAAGctatataaaatgcatttaaaagtAGGTTAGGTCAGAGGTATGAGGTAGCAGAGCGGGGGTGTCGATCTAGGTCACGTACCACCACGGCCAAGGGTGGATGCGAAGGTTGCGTTCATCTTTTATAGTCttagcattaaataaaaactatttagcAAACAGAGAAATATTCcaaaaataatgattcattattacatttcaCCTTAAGTATGACAAAGGGAATGAATCAACAACGAGGACCGAGGACAATGTTCCCTTTATGCTACGTGACCGTATTGAAATAACGATTACTCAAATTAACGAATCAAAACCCTCTCTACTGTAAAAATACTGACTTGTATGTGAACTTTttacgtttaaattattaatcagtAATTGGGAActtgacaatataatatttaatatcaaataatgcTTGTTGGTTTAGGAAGATCCAACCCTTAATGCACAACTGACCTACTTTAAGCCCTCGATAAACCAGCCTGGAAACTAGGTAATACATAGTGAATGAAAATGTTAAGACaatgtacctacttataatGCCGTTACGTCTAcgtttaagaaatattatagttaaaagcattattatttagatttagttAGAACCTACCTAACGTAAagtgttaaaaacaataaaattcaaaaggTAGCacgtgtaattattatataattaaatgctcCATAATATATCTAAGGGAACTACACTTACAGATAAATGCATTTAGATTCATAATAGACATTGGCTTTTAAACtaatgctttatataatatctaggTAGAGTCGCGTCCCCGAGAAATGCAGCTGTGTGCTATCGCTACAAGTTACACGTGCCGGAACTTTTAAATGTGTGTTGAGGATTGCAGTTGGATGTATGCAGTATATTGGAGCTATAAGCGTGCATACAGTGATGATATAATTTGAGTTGGCCGAGATGCAGACACGAGTATACTCAAGAATgatatcttaaaattaatttattttagacttttaatttaaacgcaacctaattttgttttaatagatatttaagcgattcttagtttttaaaatttataaaattcagtaCGCTAATAATTGttggtatttttatgtgttattcaataatgaaataatacatcTCACGAAaagaatttacataaaatacaaagtacaaacaatgttatagttaaatttgaataatgataaaaaaaaaacaaaatttgggAGCAATGAAGTCATTCTAAAATCCAATACAACGCAAAATAAGAACATTATCCTTGGCGGTAAGGTTTAAAGTTTTGTAAAAACGGTAATACATGCCGGGTAATATGCCGGTTTGTTGTTGCGCCATCTCTTTCTACGAAGAAACGCCGAGATGacttattgatttgttttcattGCATCTCTTTTCAGCATATGgatgcaatatatttatgtctCGCGCAAGTGACCTTCCGCTTATTTACTTCGTGTATCGAGGCTAGATAAGCTGTTTTGGTGTCATCTCGTTCTAACTGTACAAGCAACGAGGAAGACTCTTTATGTTTCAAACGCACTGCGTTTTACGTGGTTTTACCGGCTTAGTGGTATTTTCCTGCTTAAAGCGGTCAACTGTTTTGCACTTTAACACATATTTCCctctacattttaataaaatgcaattgtGGGCCTATGTAGACTTATATCCAACAATGAGTTATCTGACGTATACGGGCTAAATGGATGGGTGGAtgacatttaattcaaaatgtgTAGATGTGTATGTAGATTATCATGAAGTAAACgcttgttatatttgtatttatttcaataagcaAAATACAGAAATTATAAACGCGTTGAGTCTAACAAAGGATAATAATAAGATCACGTGGCAAGACCGGCTTACCAATGGCACGTGTTTGAAAATTTGTCAAGGAAACacgatttatgtttataactaTGCTTTTCCTGCTTATTTCTAATGTGATTGTAGCCGGGACCGGAATTGTTACATTTTCTCCACTTGATCCATCATATTaacataactatataaaatcgAAACTAAGTTAAGGCATTATTTCGCGGAATGCACCCCATGTCGAGGGGAATAGATGCGTCGGGTCAATGCACTGTGGAATGTTAATGTTTGATTATCTTCCTTCTTATTGCATACGTACATTATGAAATGTAATCGAGTACTTTTAAAGCTGATTTGGTACCTAAAACTGTAATGAATAAAGacgcttttattatatcatacattCCGGATAAACTGATATGTAACACTGACTGATATTTGacgtgttttattaaaaatgttgcaaaGCTACTATTTGAAAACCATTAGTCCTCCtacagtaattttaaattcgctATAGTATCTTCCGTAGACAATTGAACGTTATTCTtctaaactttaatttaaattgaatttctaCATGTGGCTTTATCCGTGTAACTAATCAAAATCCAAATAGACCGTTTAGCCGCACTCTGGCCCTCAAACATGTTACCCTCCAGTTTTTTTACAACGATCTGTGAAACtgaacataaacataaatgtacataatgtGTTTGGTGatagaaaaatgtattatgcaCATCTTATGCTTACAGATGGTAgttcataacaaaataaagattgTTAATTAACGtattattcgttttatatctattatccTTTCTAATTAATTGGAAACACAATCAAtatgtgttataattattatttattcaaatatactttatgattttgatttcgtatattaatttattaataaacagtaGCAAGCAGTTAAAAAAGAAGCAACAAAAGGTTGTGTGCGTCATATGAGTCAGCGTTGCTGGTGTGGGCCGGCTAAGGTGGTACTAAGTAGCGATGATGAATCAGTGGAGCGGGGCAGTCGCCAATCGGAGCTGAGAAGCCTTGCTGGTCACCGACCTCGACTGGTTCCGACATGTTACAGTTTCACTTTTTAAACTCAACGCTAACACCTCTCACCCCCCAACACATAATAATCCAAAGGAGAAAATATCTTATCAGATCTAAATCCGTTTCAATGTAAAGCAATTATCCCGTGAATGTCACCACGTACACTTGGCAAATCTTCAAGAGTTTAATTCTACGCAATTTATTACGAATGGTGTACCGGAGGAATTCgttgttacatatattttgatatcgCATAATGCTTATTTTACTTGCAAAATAGGGAGTTTATTGAACCCGCGGGACTACTCATTATCGGGTCTGATGAACTCGCCGATCCATTGTTCCCGCCGCTCGATGGTATTCACCACCACTACATTTGGTTTAGCTACTGAGGACATTTGATTCAATTATTTGTTGAATCAAATGTCCTCAGTAGTATGTCATCAGTTTCATAGATTAGCCAAACTATTGAATACACATCCTATACAGTTTGCTGACGCCTCACCGCTATGCTATATATACATCAGAAAGCCTTTTTTACCCGCTCTTATAATACGGTGTACGGTCGGGCAAAGGCCTCCGGGCGAAAACCTCTAGGATAAAGACCTTCGGCGATCGTTGGTGTCACTCGATGCTGAGATGAAAATAAGCTCTTGTGATATTTTTCGATTTGTGTGAAACCTTATacgaaattactttttttaaacaattctataaaacacaaccagaaaatacacaatatgcataatatatgCAATATCTCAGCAGAATagctgttatatatatatctcaatAATTATGAACACTTGATCGGAGGACACCGTGGAaaaatttcttgttaaaaaaaatataattgatcgAAGCAAATTATGCCGCGATTAGAAGTGAGAAGCAAGTGATCCTTCGAGATGTAAACATTTGAACTGT is a genomic window containing:
- the LOC119829987 gene encoding probable serine incorporator isoform X2; amino-acid sequence: MGAVLGLCSAAQLACCCGSAACSLCCSACPSCSNSTSTRLMYTLMLLLMTVVACITLAPGLHEEMKKVPFCANSTGLIPGNFKVDCDQAVGYLAVYRVCFATCLFFIFMALLTIGVKSSKDPRAGIQNGFWGIKYLVVIGATIGAFFIPEGQFASTWMVFGMIGGFCFIVIQLILIIDFAHSWAEKWVSNYEESQSKGWYSALLLSMLTCYSLTIAGIALLFTYYTTPNGCDLSKFFISINLILVVIASAISILPSVQEHQPRSGLLQSAVVSLYVTYLTWSALSNSAGECNASISTTNEETQEDIYWSSFDKQSIIGLIIWVCSVLYSCVRTASSSSKITMSDHILAKEGSGGYDSIEGDGGEAGNSGETKVFDNEGDSVAYSWSFFHVVFALATLYVMMTLTNWYNPSSQLSKENVASMWIKITSSWLCVGLYVWTLVAPAIFPDRDFN
- the LOC119829987 gene encoding probable serine incorporator isoform X4, whose translation is MGAVLGLCSAAQLACCCGSAACSLCCSACPSCSNSTSTRLMYTLMLLLMTVVACITLAPGLHEEMKKVPFCANSTGLIPGNFKVDCDQAVGYLAVYRVCFATCLFFIFMALLTIGVKSSKDPRAGIQNGFWGIKYLVVIGATIGAFFIPEGQFASTWMVFGMIGGFCFIVIQLILIIDFAHSWAEKWVSNYEESQSKGWYSALLLSMLTCYSLTIAGIALLFTYYTTPNGCDLSKFFISINLILVVIASAISILPSVQEHQPRSGLLQSAVVSLYVTYLTWSALSNSAGECNASISTTNEETQEDIYWSSFDKQSIIGLIIWVCSVLYSCVRTASSSSKITMSDHILAKEGSGEGDGGEAGNSGETKVFDNEGDSVAYSWSFFHVVFALATLYVMMTLTNWYNPSSQLSKENVASMWIKITSSWLCVGLYVWTLVAPAIFPDRDFN
- the LOC119829987 gene encoding probable serine incorporator isoform X5, coding for MGAVLGLCSAAQLACCCGSAACSLCCSACPSCSNSTSTRLMYTLMLLLMTVVACITLAPGLHEEMKKVPFCANSTGLIPGNFKVDCDQAVGYLAVYRVCFATCLFFIFMALLTIGVKSSKDPRAGIQNGFWGIKYLVVIGATIGAFFIPEGQFASTWMVFGMIGGFCFIVIQLILIIDFAHSWAEKWVSNYEESQSKGWYSALLLSMLTCYSLTIAGIALLFTYYTTPNGCDLSKFFISINLILVVIASAISILPSVQEHQPRSGLLQSAVVSLYVTYLTWSALSNSAGECNASISTTNESSFDKQSIIGLIIWVCSVLYSCVRTASSSSKITMSDHILAKEGSGEGDGGEAGNSGETKVFDNEGDSVAYSWSFFHVVFALATLYVMMTLTNWYNPSSQLSKENVASMWIKITSSWLCVGLYVWTLVAPAIFPDRDFN
- the LOC119829987 gene encoding probable serine incorporator isoform X1, which translates into the protein MGAVLGLCSAAQLACCCGSAACSLCCSACPSCSNSTSTRLMYTLMLLLMTVVACITLAPGLHEEMKKVPFCANSTGLIPGNFKVDCDQAVGYLAVYRVCFATCLFFIFMALLTIGVKSSKDPRAGIQNGFWGIKYLVVIGATIGAFFIPEGQFASTWMVFGMIGGFCFIVIQLILIIDFAHSWAEKWVSNYEESQSKGWYSALLLSMLTCYSLTIAGIALLFTYYTTPNGCDLSKFFISINLILVVIASAISILPSVQEHQPRSGLLQSAVVSLYVTYLTWSALSNSAGECNASISTTNEETQEDIYWSSFDKQSIIGLIIWVCSVLYSCVRTASSSSKITMSDHILAKEGSGGNGGLIDNEEGDGGEAGNSGETKVFDNEGDSVAYSWSFFHVVFALATLYVMMTLTNWYNPSSQLSKENVASMWIKITSSWLCVGLYVWTLVAPAIFPDRDFN